A DNA window from Sphingomonas profundi contains the following coding sequences:
- a CDS encoding 4Fe-4S dicluster domain-containing protein, with the protein MTPPPIDRRTLLGMIAAGAAATVAGCSKPDETIHPMVDQPDGTRPGETRRYATALPFAGYGRGVTGLVVNERPVKLEGLAAHPASLGATDVFTEVSILDLYDPQRLKAPVGPAGPSSWPAAARAMRERRSGQQGGRLALLTGRITSPTLLARIAALKAVYPGARHVRWEPFDDDAALAGAEAAFGRRLTLRPRLAEADVILCLDADPLGPGAEQVALARAWATRRRTGAMPRLFAIEPSPTATGAMADARAAATPREIALACRFLHARLAGAAPPALPPEVERVLLAAVAALAAARGRALVLAGDRQPAGVHAFAAWLNGQLGAPIDHIAPVDPDPAPHRAGLAALARDMHAGTIDTLIVIDANPCYAAPPALRFAEAMARVPLTIAATRMPDETSMRAKWRLPLSHPLEGWHDWRAPDGTASIAQPLIRPMWDTRTPSDVVDLLIDPAAGPASYARVRETWASLDAAGWRAAVAAGIVADTARAPEPVPAARLVLPPVPPPATAIALTIAPSPALHDGRWSANAWAQECPDPLTKEVWGSSARMHPDDVAALAAEDGDLIRIGQGGAVVTLPVRAVAGQARRTVTLLAGYGRDGAGAIADGIGANAFALADHGPVRVERVGTRRPVVTTQHQFALAGELDKLFPVLAPQAAMPARPPLPSLLPNPPAKGSPPRQWAMAIDTDVCIGCNACVVACQAENNVPAIGPAEMAVGRDMHWLRVDRYETAHATGFQPVPCMQCEAAPCEPVCPVEASVHDAQGLNVQVYNRCVGTRTCQANCPYKVRRFNFRDYAGASLWGDAADASVTAQRNPDVSVRARGVMEKCTYCVQRISAATRDEDAGGMPGPVATACQSACPTQAIRFGTLDDAAIREARADPRHYALLEELGTRPRTTYLARRKNGG; encoded by the coding sequence ATGACGCCGCCGCCGATCGACCGCCGCACGCTGCTCGGCATGATCGCCGCCGGGGCGGCCGCCACGGTGGCCGGGTGCAGCAAGCCCGACGAGACGATCCACCCGATGGTCGACCAGCCGGACGGGACGCGCCCCGGCGAGACGCGGCGCTACGCCACGGCGCTGCCGTTCGCCGGCTACGGCCGCGGCGTCACGGGGCTGGTGGTGAACGAGCGGCCGGTGAAGCTGGAGGGCCTTGCCGCCCACCCCGCCAGCCTGGGCGCGACCGATGTGTTCACCGAGGTGTCGATCCTGGATCTCTACGATCCGCAGCGGCTGAAGGCGCCGGTCGGGCCGGCCGGCCCGTCCAGCTGGCCGGCGGCGGCGCGCGCCATGCGCGAGCGCCGGTCGGGGCAGCAAGGCGGGCGGCTGGCGCTGCTGACCGGGCGGATCACCTCGCCTACCCTGCTCGCGCGCATCGCTGCGCTGAAGGCGGTGTATCCGGGCGCGCGGCATGTCCGCTGGGAGCCGTTCGACGACGATGCCGCGCTGGCGGGCGCCGAGGCCGCGTTCGGGCGGCGGCTCACCCTGCGCCCACGGCTGGCGGAGGCGGACGTCATCCTGTGCCTCGATGCCGATCCGCTGGGGCCGGGGGCGGAGCAGGTGGCGCTGGCGCGGGCCTGGGCGACGCGGCGGCGGACGGGCGCGATGCCGCGGCTGTTCGCGATCGAGCCGTCACCCACCGCGACCGGCGCGATGGCGGACGCCCGCGCCGCCGCCACGCCGCGCGAGATCGCGCTGGCCTGCCGCTTCCTCCACGCCCGCCTTGCCGGCGCCGCGCCGCCGGCGCTGCCGCCGGAGGTGGAGCGCGTGTTGCTGGCGGCGGTGGCGGCGCTGGCGGCGGCGCGCGGGCGGGCGCTGGTGCTGGCGGGCGATCGGCAGCCGGCCGGGGTCCACGCCTTTGCCGCCTGGCTGAACGGGCAGCTCGGCGCGCCGATCGATCATATCGCGCCGGTCGATCCCGACCCGGCGCCGCATCGCGCCGGGCTGGCGGCACTGGCGCGCGACATGCACGCGGGCACGATCGACACGCTGATCGTGATCGACGCCAATCCCTGCTACGCGGCGCCGCCGGCCCTCCGCTTCGCCGAGGCGATGGCGCGCGTGCCGCTGACGATCGCGGCGACGCGGATGCCGGACGAGACGAGCATGCGGGCGAAGTGGCGCCTGCCGCTGTCCCACCCGCTGGAGGGCTGGCATGACTGGCGCGCGCCGGACGGCACCGCCAGCATCGCCCAGCCGCTGATCCGACCGATGTGGGACACGCGGACGCCAAGCGACGTCGTCGACCTGCTGATCGATCCCGCCGCCGGGCCGGCCAGCTACGCGCGGGTACGGGAAACATGGGCGTCGCTGGACGCTGCCGGGTGGCGCGCGGCGGTGGCGGCGGGGATCGTGGCGGATACGGCGCGCGCGCCCGAGCCGGTGCCGGCGGCGCGGCTGGTGCTGCCGCCGGTGCCGCCGCCCGCCACGGCGATCGCGCTCACCATCGCGCCCTCGCCGGCGCTGCATGACGGGCGCTGGTCCGCCAATGCCTGGGCGCAGGAATGTCCCGATCCGCTGACCAAGGAGGTGTGGGGATCGAGCGCGCGGATGCACCCCGACGACGTGGCGGCGCTGGCGGCCGAGGATGGCGACCTGATCCGCATCGGCCAGGGTGGCGCCGTGGTGACGCTGCCGGTGCGCGCGGTGGCCGGCCAGGCGCGGCGAACGGTGACGCTGCTGGCCGGCTATGGCCGCGACGGTGCCGGCGCCATAGCGGACGGCATCGGCGCGAACGCCTTCGCCCTCGCCGACCACGGCCCGGTGCGGGTCGAGCGGGTGGGCACGCGGCGGCCGGTGGTGACGACGCAGCACCAATTCGCGCTCGCCGGCGAGCTGGACAAGCTGTTTCCGGTGCTCGCGCCGCAAGCGGCCATGCCGGCGCGGCCGCCGCTGCCCTCGCTGCTGCCCAACCCGCCCGCAAAGGGGAGCCCGCCGCGACAGTGGGCGATGGCGATCGACACGGACGTCTGCATCGGCTGCAACGCCTGCGTGGTCGCGTGCCAGGCCGAGAACAACGTGCCCGCGATCGGCCCGGCCGAGATGGCGGTGGGCCGCGACATGCATTGGCTGCGCGTCGACCGCTACGAGACGGCGCACGCCACCGGCTTTCAGCCGGTGCCATGCATGCAGTGCGAGGCGGCGCCGTGCGAGCCGGTATGCCCGGTGGAGGCATCGGTGCACGATGCGCAGGGGCTGAACGTGCAGGTGTATAATCGCTGCGTCGGCACGCGCACTTGCCAGGCGAATTGCCCCTACAAGGTGCGCCGCTTCAACTTCCGCGACTATGCCGGCGCATCGCTGTGGGGCGATGCGGCGGACGCATCGGTGACGGCGCAGCGCAACCCCGACGTGTCGGTGCGGGCGCGCGGCGTGATGGAGAAGTGCACCTACTGCGTGCAGCGCATCTCCGCCGCCACGCGGGACGAGGATGCCGGCGGCATGCCCGGCCCGGTCGCCACCGCCTGCCAGTCCGCCTGCCCGACGCAGGCGATCCGTTTCGGCACACTGGACGATGCCGCGATCCGGGAGGCGCGCGCCGATCCGCGCCACTATGCGCTGCTGGAGGAGCTGGGCACCAGGCCACGCACCACCTATCTCGCGCGGCGGAAGAACGGCGGATGA
- the rpsA gene encoding 30S ribosomal protein S1, producing the protein MATAANPTRDDFAALLNESLGEGEGFEGRVVKGTVTAIENDMAVIDVGLKSEGRVALREFAAPGQKADLKVGDEVEVYVDRVENVHGEAMLSRDRARREAAWDKLEAEFGHNSRVEGVIFGRVKGGFTVDLSGAVAFLPGSQVDIRPVRDVTPLMDIPQPFQILKMDRRRGNIVVSRRAVLEETRAEQRTGLIQSLAEGQVIEGVVKNITDYGAFVDLGGIDGLLHVTDLSYKRVGHPSEMINIGDVVKVQIIRINKDTQRISLGMKQLESDPWEGAAAKYPIGGKFTGRVTNITEYGAFVELEPGIEGLVHVSEMSWTKKNVHPGKIVSTSQEVDVVILEVDQDKRRISLGLKQAQNNPWDSFLDQHPVGSVVEGEVKNATEFGLFIGLDGDVDGMVHMSDIAWGVSGEEALALHHKGETVKAVVLDIDTEKERISLGMKQLERGGVAAGGSSGAGESAGGGSRLNKNAIVTVTVLNVGDGGLDVQAGDDGATGFIRRGDLGRDRDEQRPERFQVGQKFDAMVIGFDRSKKPNFSIKAMQMAEEKQAVAQYGSSDSGASLGDILGAALKARRDEN; encoded by the coding sequence ATGGCAACTGCCGCCAACCCCACCCGCGATGATTTCGCGGCGCTGCTCAACGAATCCCTCGGCGAGGGCGAAGGCTTCGAGGGCCGCGTCGTCAAGGGCACCGTCACCGCCATCGAGAACGACATGGCCGTCATCGACGTCGGCCTGAAGTCCGAGGGCCGCGTGGCGCTCCGCGAGTTCGCCGCGCCCGGCCAGAAGGCCGATCTCAAGGTGGGCGACGAGGTCGAGGTCTATGTCGATCGCGTCGAGAACGTGCATGGCGAGGCGATGCTGTCGCGCGATCGCGCGCGCCGCGAAGCCGCATGGGACAAGTTGGAGGCCGAGTTCGGCCACAACAGCCGCGTCGAGGGCGTGATCTTCGGTCGCGTCAAGGGCGGCTTCACCGTCGATCTCTCCGGCGCCGTCGCCTTCCTGCCCGGCAGCCAGGTCGATATCCGCCCGGTGCGCGACGTGACCCCGCTGATGGACATCCCGCAGCCCTTCCAGATCCTCAAGATGGATCGCCGCCGCGGCAACATCGTCGTCAGCCGCCGCGCCGTGCTGGAAGAGACCCGCGCCGAGCAGCGCACCGGCCTGATCCAGAGCCTCGCCGAGGGCCAGGTGATCGAGGGTGTCGTCAAGAACATCACCGATTACGGCGCCTTCGTCGATCTGGGCGGCATCGACGGCCTGCTGCACGTCACCGATCTCAGCTACAAGCGCGTCGGCCACCCGTCCGAGATGATCAACATCGGCGACGTGGTGAAGGTGCAGATCATCCGCATCAACAAGGACACGCAGCGCATCTCGCTCGGCATGAAGCAGCTCGAGAGCGATCCGTGGGAGGGTGCGGCCGCCAAGTACCCGATCGGCGGCAAGTTCACCGGCCGCGTCACCAACATCACCGAATATGGCGCCTTCGTGGAGCTGGAGCCGGGCATCGAGGGCCTCGTCCACGTCTCCGAGATGTCGTGGACCAAGAAGAACGTCCATCCGGGCAAGATCGTGTCGACCTCGCAGGAGGTGGACGTGGTCATCCTGGAGGTCGATCAGGACAAGCGCCGCATCTCGCTGGGCCTGAAGCAGGCGCAGAACAATCCGTGGGATTCGTTCCTGGATCAGCATCCGGTCGGCTCGGTCGTCGAGGGCGAGGTGAAGAACGCCACCGAATTCGGCCTGTTCATCGGCCTGGACGGCGACGTCGACGGCATGGTCCACATGTCCGACATCGCCTGGGGCGTGTCCGGCGAGGAAGCGCTGGCGCTGCACCACAAGGGCGAGACGGTGAAGGCCGTGGTGCTCGACATCGACACCGAGAAGGAGCGCATCTCGCTGGGCATGAAGCAGCTGGAGCGCGGCGGCGTCGCGGCCGGCGGCAGCAGCGGCGCGGGCGAATCGGCGGGTGGCGGCAGCCGCCTGAACAAGAATGCGATCGTCACCGTCACGGTGCTGAACGTGGGTGACGGCGGCCTCGACGTGCAGGCCGGCGACGACGGCGCGACCGGCTTCATCCGTCGCGGCGACCTTGGCCGCGATCGCGACGAGCAGCGTCCGGAGCGGTTCCAGGTCGGCCAGAAGTTCGACGCGATGGTGATCGGCTTCGATCGCTCGAAGAAGCCGAACTTTTCGATCAAGGCCATGCAGATGGCCGAGGAGAAGCAGGCCGTGGCGCAGTACGGCTCGTCCGACTCGGGCGCGTCGCTCGGCGACATCCTGGGCGCCGCGCTGAAGGCCCGCCGCGACGAGAATTGA
- a CDS encoding TIGR02300 family protein gives MVKPEWGTKRTCPKCGTRFYDLGKDDPVSCIECGAAWEPDPILKSKQPMPYDAPKKEVEKEKDDADLSEDLDIDEDEEPSPDDDVDLGGDDDIGVATGGDDDEH, from the coding sequence GTGGTGAAACCTGAATGGGGCACCAAGCGGACCTGCCCTAAGTGCGGCACCCGCTTCTATGATCTGGGCAAGGACGACCCGGTGAGCTGCATCGAGTGCGGCGCCGCGTGGGAGCCCGATCCGATCCTCAAGTCCAAGCAGCCGATGCCCTACGACGCCCCCAAGAAGGAGGTCGAGAAGGAGAAGGACGATGCCGATCTCTCCGAGGATCTGGACATCGACGAGGACGAGGAGCCGAGCCCGGACGACGATGTCGACCTGGGTGGCGACGACGATATCGGCGTGGCGACGGGCGGCGACGACGACGAGCATTGA
- the aroA gene encoding 3-phosphoshikimate 1-carboxyvinyltransferase: protein MSSAAPPRPASFSAPGRLRGTVAVPGDKSISHRALMLGALAVGETVIEGLLEGEDVIATARAMRAMGATVERDAAGAWHVHGVGVGGLLQPQTALDMGNSGTSTRLLMGVVASHPITATFTGDASLSRRPMARVIEPLGRMGAEFFATPGGDGGDRLPLMLRGLCPAVPIEYRLPVASAQVKSAVLLAGLNTPGITRVIEPVATRDHSERMLRGFGADLTVETAGDGARIISLRGEADLQARHIVVPGDPSSAAFPVVAALLVPGSDVTVTNVGINPTRAGLFDVLRMMGADIALLNEREVGGEPVADLRVRHSALRGIEVPPEIAPSMIDEFPILFVAAALAEGRTVTRGLDELRVKESDRLAVMARGLARCGARVSEAADGLVIEGSGGAALAGDETRPTVAAELDHRIAMSFAVAGLASRDGVRIDDMAPVATSFPGFTAMMTALGAVAA, encoded by the coding sequence ATGTCGTCCGCCGCCCCGCCCCGCCCCGCTTCCTTCTCGGCGCCCGGCCGCCTGCGCGGCACCGTGGCGGTGCCCGGCGACAAGTCGATCTCGCACCGCGCGCTGATGCTCGGCGCGCTCGCGGTGGGCGAGACGGTGATCGAGGGGCTGCTGGAGGGCGAGGACGTGATCGCCACCGCGCGGGCGATGCGGGCGATGGGCGCCACGGTGGAACGGGACGCGGCCGGCGCCTGGCACGTCCACGGCGTCGGCGTCGGCGGCCTGCTCCAGCCGCAGACGGCGCTGGACATGGGCAATTCCGGCACCTCCACCCGCCTGCTGATGGGTGTCGTCGCCAGCCACCCGATCACCGCGACCTTCACCGGCGACGCCTCCCTGTCGCGCCGCCCGATGGCCCGCGTGATCGAGCCGCTGGGGCGGATGGGCGCGGAGTTCTTCGCCACACCCGGCGGCGATGGCGGCGATCGCCTGCCGCTGATGCTGCGCGGCCTGTGCCCGGCGGTGCCGATCGAATATCGCCTGCCGGTCGCCTCGGCGCAGGTGAAGTCGGCGGTGCTGCTCGCCGGCCTCAACACGCCCGGCATCACCCGCGTGATCGAGCCGGTGGCGACGCGCGACCATAGCGAGCGCATGCTGCGCGGCTTCGGCGCCGATCTGACGGTGGAGACGGCGGGCGACGGTGCCCGCATCATCTCGCTCCGGGGCGAGGCGGACCTGCAAGCGCGGCACATCGTCGTACCCGGCGATCCCTCCTCCGCCGCCTTCCCGGTGGTGGCGGCGCTGCTGGTGCCGGGATCGGACGTGACGGTGACGAACGTCGGCATCAACCCCACCCGCGCCGGCCTGTTCGATGTGCTGCGGATGATGGGCGCCGACATCGCCCTGCTGAACGAGCGGGAGGTGGGCGGCGAACCCGTGGCGGACCTGCGCGTGCGCCACTCCGCGCTGCGCGGGATCGAGGTGCCGCCGGAGATCGCGCCGAGCATGATCGACGAGTTCCCCATCCTGTTCGTCGCCGCCGCGCTGGCCGAGGGCCGCACCGTGACGCGTGGGCTGGACGAGCTGCGCGTAAAGGAATCGGACCGGCTGGCCGTGATGGCGCGCGGCCTGGCCCGCTGCGGCGCGCGGGTGTCGGAAGCGGCCGACGGGCTGGTGATCGAGGGCAGCGGCGGCGCGGCGCTGGCCGGCGACGAGACCCGCCCGACGGTCGCCGCGGAACTGGACCACCGCATCGCGATGAGCTTCGCGGTGGCGGGGCTCGCCTCCCGCGATGGCGTGCGGATCGACGACATGGCGCCGGTCGCCACCAGCTTTCCCGGCTTCACCGCCATGATGACCGCGCTGGGGGCGGTCGCCGCATGA
- a CDS encoding cytochrome c3 family protein, with protein sequence MPQLFRPGANTLARLALAAIAIVPAGLLLLIAVVTRSGATTGEGRFVEQPVPFSHQHHAGELAIDCRYCHAGVETAATASVPATHVCMTCHSQIWTNAEMLAPVRASLASGRPMAWRRVNRLPDYVYFDHHAHVNNGVPCAACHGDVRRMPLTRQAAPMTMGWCLDCHRAPGDRIVAADRRFEAAPYQDRSAADRRAARATTIAIARSGRRLTDCSTCHR encoded by the coding sequence ATGCCGCAACTTTTCCGCCCCGGCGCCAACACGCTGGCCCGCTTGGCGCTGGCCGCGATCGCGATCGTACCGGCGGGGCTGCTGCTGCTGATCGCCGTGGTGACGCGATCCGGGGCGACGACCGGCGAGGGCCGCTTCGTCGAGCAGCCGGTGCCGTTCAGCCACCAGCATCACGCCGGCGAACTGGCGATCGACTGCCGCTACTGCCACGCGGGCGTGGAGACGGCCGCCACCGCCAGCGTGCCCGCCACCCATGTCTGCATGACCTGCCACTCGCAGATCTGGACCAATGCCGAGATGCTGGCGCCCGTGCGCGCAAGCCTGGCGAGCGGCCGGCCGATGGCGTGGCGGCGGGTGAACCGGCTGCCGGACTATGTGTATTTCGATCATCACGCGCACGTGAACAACGGCGTGCCCTGCGCCGCCTGCCATGGTGACGTCCGCCGCATGCCGCTCACCCGACAGGCCGCGCCGATGACGATGGGCTGGTGTCTCGATTGCCATCGCGCACCCGGCGACCGGATCGTCGCAGCCGACCGGCGCTTCGAGGCGGCGCCCTATCAGGATCGCAGCGCGGCGGACCGGCGGGCCGCCCGCGCGACGACGATCGCCATCGCCCGATCCGGCCGCAGGCTGACGGACTGTTCGACATGCCACCGATGA
- the cmk gene encoding (d)CMP kinase yields MIIAVDGPAASGKGTIARAIARHYGLPYLDTGLLYRAVGLQVLRTGGDPSDPDAALAACAFTDPLLADEQLRSEAAGAAASVVSAHPAVRAALIERQRAFAGQPGGAVLDGRDIGTVIAPHAAAKLFVKAAPAVRARRRHDEIVARGLEISYDRVLADIRERDKRDMLRDHAPLTQAADADLLDTTFMDIEAAVDRALALVEARIRAAAND; encoded by the coding sequence ATGATCATCGCCGTCGATGGGCCGGCCGCGTCCGGCAAGGGCACGATCGCGCGGGCCATCGCCCGCCACTACGGGCTGCCCTATCTGGATACCGGCCTGCTCTACCGCGCGGTTGGGTTGCAGGTGCTGCGGACCGGCGGCGATCCGTCCGATCCGGATGCGGCCCTCGCCGCCTGCGCCTTCACCGATCCGCTGCTGGCCGACGAGCAGCTGCGCAGCGAGGCCGCCGGTGCCGCCGCCTCGGTCGTGTCGGCGCATCCGGCGGTGCGCGCGGCGCTGATCGAGCGGCAGCGCGCCTTCGCCGGCCAGCCGGGCGGCGCGGTGCTGGACGGGCGGGACATCGGCACGGTGATCGCGCCGCACGCCGCCGCCAAGCTGTTCGTGAAGGCCGCGCCGGCCGTGCGCGCGCGGCGGCGCCACGACGAGATCGTCGCGCGCGGGCTGGAGATCAGCTACGATCGCGTGCTGGCCGACATACGCGAGCGCGACAAGCGCGACATGCTGCGCGATCACGCGCCCCTCACCCAGGCCGCCGACGCCGACTTGCTCGACACGACCTTCATGGATATAGAGGCGGCCGTCGATCGGGCGCTTGCGCTCGTGGAGGCCCGGATCAGGGCGGCCGCCAACGACTGA